The window GCACTACTAGCTGCTTTTAGTTTGTAAAGTTTCAAGTGCTTACATATATATTTCACAACTAATCAGACATATAAACCATGCACGCTCAAAGGGAAAATAAGAATCGTAGATGAATCTAAAAGAGAAACAAATGACAGTAATGAACAACTTACTGAACCAATAGGGGCAGAGAGCTCTCTTCTTCGATCGCCAACGAGGGGGAGTGAGCTAGCTAGGGTGAGTGTGGTTTACTTAAGAAGCCACCACCACCACGCAGGGTTTCGTACGAACGTACTGTTCAGCGCGCACTACACCCAAGAGAGTTGATGAGAGTTTTCTGGAAGTGAGAACGTCGAAAAGAGGCCGATTTCGTACGAATTGATGCAAGATCGACAACGCATCATCGAAAAGATAGCTAGCCCTACAATTTTCTGTTGGAAAGCAAAGCAGACGTATTGAACAGCTAGAAGTCTGCAAAGTTACTGTTTCCTTTTGATTAGACAATACATGCCAAAGCGCTACGACAACACACAGTACCGCATGCGCATGTGAAAGTTATGACACACCAATAAGTAGCTAGTATTCATCTGAGTACCTTGATTACGAATTTACGATTAGGTCAGCTAGAGTGGACTTATATTTGCATGGTTTTTAGGGTTGATTATGATCCATCTGAGTACCTGTTCTTAACTGGCGGTCTTTGTTGATTAGTCGGACAAGTTCAGCACCACTTGAGCCAGAAGATCAAATCGAGAGCCATGCCATGGCAAACGCGTTAGTCCAGTGGCGTTGCTCTTTGTGATTGGCAATTGGATTTCACATCGCATCATCCACTTCCTGCGCGCTGTGAGAAGGTGTGCAACTTCGATATGCGTTTTTGTGAATTTGGAAATTGAGATTCAAGAGTCGTTAATGTCTAACCAAAACGATGTCAACTTAATTAATAGTAATATACTAGATAGTGGTAATTCACATAGACATATTCCGATATTAGATTTTTTCTGTGATTCAATATCTCAATAAATATTCAAATATTCTGTAACCTTCTTGAACTTTCATATCCTAATATCAAATCTTAACCTTTGATAAACCCTAGCTATAGAATACAACTAAAAGCTTGCATAAATCACTTATATATATACTCACTGATTAGAGATGAATATAATAACTAGGTCATGTCATTCAATTTAGATGCAAAAGATAAAGATGTATATCCATTTTTTGGATGTAAAGTTTTTTTTCTTTTTACCTGAAATTCTCACATGGGATTAAGTCTAGGCGAGCTTTGCGTTAGATCCGCCACTGAAACAAAAAGCAAAGTAACATAAACTACAAGATAACAAGATAACGCAATAGCGAAAGAAACTCAGTGAAGAAAGAGAAAATGAGGTAAACCGAGTTGATGTCGAAGACAAAGATTACTAAGGAATTGGAGGATTGAATCCTAATAAACAAACCCTAGCCTAAAGAAGTTAAACCGATGTTTGCTAGTGCATCTGCGTTACATGATTTCCTTCTTTTGAATATACGATAACATTGAAATCGCATTTGCGGGATATGAAATTAATAAGATCGTGGACGTGTAATGTCCCTTAGGCATATAGCGTAGTTCTGCATGCTCGCTTTATTACAAACTTCTTGATTGTATGAAAAAGGCCTTTATAAAGATGAGACTATGGCTTCTCTCTAAATTGGGATCACTAAACCCTAAACCCAACCCTAAGGCTTGTTGCTTATAGCGTAGTTCTCCGTAGAGAGAGGCAACAGGCCTTTATAGAGATGAGACTATGTACTATTGTAATTTCTCGGGTCCAAAATATTTAATTTGAAAACATTATGATCTCTCAAGTTCACCATGCTTCTGAGTTGTGACATGCTCAAGGTTATTGAACTATACTAGCAGCTTATTTTGTATCATACATTTATCTCTTGAAGTCTGAATTTACACACTTTCTGTCTGTAAACAAGGTGATCAAACAATTTGACAAAGGAATTTAACTTAATGAAAAATGGTGACAAGAGATGAACAATTTCAATATGATCGTACCGACTATCGAGTGACCCTCAGATTTCTTCTAGCTAGTTCACAACCCCACACTTCTTTATGATCACACCCTGTCTTCCTGTGAGGACATCGATGGAACCCATTTTCACCATAGCGGACGCAAGCTTCTTAGCCCAAGCTGGACCAAGTCTGGCATTATTCCTCACCATTATTGCCGTTGGACGGCTGCCAAGAAGAGTTTGGTCCGACGCAAATAGGCCACGATGGTTCATCAAGTTAGTAATTAAGTACTTCATTACGAAAAAACAAAAAGTTAGTAAGTACTTATTGTCTAGCCTGCATGGTGTAAGACCATCAAGCTGTACCACATTGTTTGGTGAGGATATGGAGGACACTTGGCTTTAAAGTTTCAAGTCCCTAGCAAACTTGGGATCCAAGGAAGGGTCTTGCATGTGTGTGAGTTTCATTGAAGGCATACAATCGGTTCGAGAAGGAAGAACAATATGATTTTAAGGAAATTACAGGTTCACACATGACTAGTTGAAATGGTAGAAATCTCATCCCACATTTCACGAAAATTTTTGTATGCATCAAGATACAAGTGAATCAAAAGCCATAACACAATCTCAGCCGTTCATTTAATCAAATTTTTAAATAACACTAACATTGACACTAACACCATTAAAAGAACTGAAACAAAAAAATATCTAGTAACTATAGTAAAATACATTAAGGTGAATATTCAGTTTACCAAATCAAATTAGGGTAAATATCAAAAGAAATTTTCCTTTTCTTTTTGGTTTAGGGTTTGAGGAACAGAACAAGCTCCGAACCAGTCCACCGCCGGCATACCACTACCGGCACCATAGTTTCGAGTTTCGAACCCCGTTTATGGGTCTGAAAGTTTCAGAGGAGGGGGATTTGAGCTCGGATAGGACCTCGTCGAAACGACGTCGCTTTTGTCCGAGTTGACGTCGCCATTCAATCTACTTGCAGAGTCGTCGGCGGCAGCAGCAATAAACCATTCTACCGAATCAAGAGTCAAACTCTAGCTATGCCCAAAACCCTTGGAGCTCAGAAATTTCAAATTCCCCATAATCATAATCAACTAACGACAATCAACATCATAATTAGCCGTTCTCGACGATGGAGACGTGATCAGGAGTTGGATCCAGTGGGAAATTGAAATTGGGTTTGAAGGAAATTGGGGGTGGGGGTGGGGGTGAGTGGGGATTGAAAGAGATTGAGATGAAATGGAGAGGGAAGGGGAGATCGGAGGGGAAGGGTGTGGGAGAGATGATGAAGTTAGGCGGGGTTCTCTATCACATCGTCCTCTTGCCTTTTTCAGTGTTCTGGGTTTATGACATTTTACTGCGGTTTGATTTTTTTTTCTGTCTCTAACCATCGTTTGCTTAATCTCTGTTTGGTTCAAGTTCACCAACGTGCACTGAATCCGTTCCGCACATTTCAATACGTAATTTCTCATCATTTAGCATCATTGTCCGATTTAAATTTGAAAATTTTCTTTTGAAAGACGTTTGTTTTTGTTCTCCATCTTTTCGACATTCAAATATTGAAGCTCACTATCTAGTAGTCCATGTCAATGATATGATTTGAAAAAAGAGAAAATACAATTTAATTATTGAACCGGCTAGTTAATATCAAATTAATCTTGAAGCTCTACTTGCTAGTAATCTAGGACTAGTTGTCTAGTAGTTCGATCTACATATCATGGAACACAAAAACCTTTCAGCCAATCAACAGTATAACATTTGTCATCTGCATACAGTAGAATGGAGCCCATGTCATGAAAGACATAAGTGATGAGACTCAACACTCAACAGTCACGTACGGGCCGGGGCCACACTCACCAGAACATCGACAACGCAAAAGAGCCCCTACATTCATTCCTGTTTGGAAACAGTCCGCAGCTCATCAAACTGCAAAGCTAGTGCTTCCTTTTCCTTTTCCTTTTCCTTTTCCTTTTCCAATACCATTTAACACGTTTGATTAGACAAACATGCCAAAGTTACGACAACACGGTAGTACTGCGCATGTCAAAGTTATGACACGCCGATTAGTATTTGAATGGTTTTTAGGGTTCATGATCGATCTGAAACTGGCGCCGGAGAAGTTCAGAACCACTTCAGCCAGAAGACCAAATGGAGAGCTACGGTAGACACGTCAGTGGAGGCTGTGCAGGTGGGAGATGATAGCATCAGACGCGCGTTGCTAGCTCTCTTTGTGAAATTGGTGATTGGCAATTGGATTTCATATTGCATCATCGACTCCCCGGCCGCTGTGAGTGCTGCAGTGAGAATAAGTCTGCAAATTTCTGCAAGCAAAAGAAAGGATCGAGATGAACACCAAATATAATTTAAGGTTTGGATGTTGGTGATGAGGTTTTGCATGCAAAGAACAGAAAATTAAATAAAATTACCTCACTACTTCCTCTTGATTAGAGTCGATTTTGTTTGGTTTTAGTGAATCGAAATGACCTGATGGAATATACATGAGTAGTTAATTATGGTTCCAGCTTAATTGATTCAGTCTCATTATCAATTTAGTGTGTTTTGAAACTTGAAAAGTTGAAACAGCTGATCGATCGGGACGTACTTTTGAGTGGCCAGTTTTCTTGAAAATGCATCTAGTTAAGAGGATTTGAGTTTGATTTCTAATGCTTGCATGTTCTTATTACTAAGTTACGACGTAGCTATCCATTTGCTCCAAATTCTTATTTATAATCGTGTCGTCTAATATGGTCATGTGTGATGGTACTATTTTGGTTATTCACCTAATCGATGATCGTATGACTTGTTAGCTTCGAATTGAAACATATAGCTTGTCACCCAATCACACTCATGTTACGTACTGTGATAGTCATTCCGACTCTCATGTTAGAAAAAACATAATTTTTCATGTTAATTTTAGCCTACAATTTCATTCTTTTGTCTTCGGAGAGAGTGAATATAATTGTTCTCTCTCAAGTTTCTGAGTTGTGAGCAGGCTCAAGTTTTAGCTAGACTTGCTTGGTTTTGCTCATTCATCTTCAATCCACATTGAGATTAAATGAACGTCAAATAATATAGGAGGGTACCAAAATTAAAACAACGATGAGGTAAAAAGAAAGAAATTACTCACTCTTTTTCATTTTTCAAATAAAAATGAACTATAGAGTCTATAGTAGCTTATTTTGCATTATACATTCACTTTTAGAAGTCTGAATTTAAACTCTTTTTTTTTTTTCTATGAAAATTGGCTGTAAATACAAGGTGATCAGACAATTTGACAAAAGAATGGTGACAAGAGATAAACAATTTCAATATGATCGAACCGACAAACCCTTAGTTTTCTTCTAGTTAATTAGTTCACAACCCCGCACTTCTTTCTGATCTCACCTTGTCTTCCTGTGAGGACATCAATGGAACCCATTTTCACCATAGCGGATGCAAACTTCTTAGCCCAAGCTGGACCAAGTCTAGCATTATTCCTCACCATCCCTGCCGTCGAACGGCTGCTAAGAAGAGTTTGATCTGACGCAAATAGGCCACGATGGTTCATCAAGTTTGTGTAGTACTTATTGTCTAGCCTGTTTGGTGTAACACCATCAAGTTGTACCACATTATTTGGTGATGAGGATGGAGGACACTTGGCTTTCAAGTCCCTAGCAAACTTGGGATCCAAGGAAGGGTCTTGTGTGTGAGTTTCATTGAAGGCATACAACCGGTTCGAGAAGGAAGAACAATGTGACACACCAATGGAATGTGCCCCAGATAATGTGACCATTTCATCCAAGCTAAAGCCTTTGCGCGCGAAACTGGCCGCTAGCTCCTTGGCATTCAAAGAAGGAGAAGGAAGATTATTGGAAGGCTCGTCAAACAGTGAAACTCTCCCGTCACGCCGCCCTGAAGGCACTTGGTAGCTTATGCCACCAACTGCTAGGGCACCGTCACGAGCTGCGAATGCTAGAATGTCTGCACATGACACAGTTCTCGGGCATAGAGTTTCAAGTTCCCTCTTTGCCTCATCGATCACTTCAAATCCCCTTAAGCTTGGTTTGTTTGCCGGATGTTCTTTTTCAGATAACTTTCCCGGAGTTGAATCAAGCAGGACAGACGCATCACAACCCTATAATATTATTACATACATTTGATTAGTCGTTATAACTTCATAATTTAAAAGTACTAAAACCAACTTTTTCATGAATGAAAATGAAGCATGCCTGTATGCATACCCTAACAAAGCAATCGTGGAAATGCATTCTGATAAGGCCTGCAGCAATGCCAGGATTCTTCATCACGGCCTTGTTCACAGCTTTTCTCACAATTGCTTCCGCAGAAGGACAAGTTGTTCTGTAGAAACCCACTCTGGGGGTTATGGCTGATGACATGAAGACCATCATAGACATGGTTAGGAAGATCAAACACAACCGTAAGTTACTCATTTCAAAGTATAGCTAGCGCAGCCGGTGGTGATATGAAAAACTGAATAACTGAGAACTGAAAAGGTGAAGATTGAGAAAATTGCTGAAGTTACATTTATATTTATAGTTATAAGAAGAAGTATGGTTTTGGTGAAACGCGTATCTATAGCTGCAAAGCACAAACTGCAAAACCAGCTGTCTAAGTTTGAACAGTTCAAATATAGCAAAACTTCACTTGTATTTTGAAAGATGTCAACTGGCAATGAAGAGGATGGTGAGGAGTGCTCATGGTCCATTTCGGTAATGGTGTCCACTTCATGACAAAAGTTTCAACCTATACCTAGCATTGTTTCTAACGTTTTTATTTTTTATGATGTCTGCAAATCGTTCACTAAGATTTTGTAATGTATTAGTTGGGTAGCTAGTGATGGCTTAAGCTTCTAGTTTACACTGAAACAGATCGAGATAAGTTAAGCGGAAATGAACAAAATTAATCAACTTCATGTGGGTTGAAAACCAAGAAAACCAAACGAGTAACAAAATTGTTCTGGTGTTTGACCATGCACCATTTCAAATTTCAGCAAAATGCAACAAAATAGTTGATAGGCTTCATGCAAAATAGTGAAACACCAATACAGAAAGCTTGACTTAGTAATGGCACTGCAGGCTTCCTCATTGGTTTAATAAGAGGCTTGATTAAGGTGTAAGATAAAAATGTATTTGGTTGTTGACTTGGTAATGAAATTTGTAAACAACTAAGCCTCTATATATTGCATATCACAAAGCCATGGCATTATTGGCAGCTCTTCTTTGTTTCTGAGGAAAGTTGGACTTAATCCTATAGAACGATTTTATCACTGCTATCTATCCATTTGGCATGTCCTGGATTACTGTTTCTTTCTCAATCTACACACTTAATCAGGAGACTGATTGCAAAGAGAACAAGAAAAAAAACTTAAACAAGTCTTGGGCTTACTAGTTAATATAAGGCCGCACATATCATCAGCCATAGACAACAGTCCCAAAATACAATCCAGCTGCTTCGAGATAGAGATCATGAAAACCTAACTAGAATGAGATTATGATCATGGGAAGGAAAAAGTCTTGAATGGGATTGTGATATTCTAAATTTCTAATCCGATACCCAATATTCAAACTTTAACACATTTTTCCTACAAAAAAAAAAACTACCATTTTTGGACAATGAAACTTTCATTAAGGGCCAAGGCCCAAAGAAACAACACCCGAAAGGGAAAAGAAATAACGTCCCCTAAATCGACAGAGAGCTAGACGCGAACATCATCATCCCAAATCTGGAAAAAGAAAACTGAAAAACTACACCGTCAAGATGTCCATCGCCGGAGGGCAAGGGAGTCTAGGACTGTGGTGGCTGCTAAGACCCACTGTCCTGGTCGCTAGCGCTATGATTCGTTTCTCTAGCAGCCCAGCTCCATCTGACGACGGATTCGATCTACTATCTGGGACGTCTTCTTTAATAAAAGCAAGCGATCAAATTTTGATCCACGTGAAAGTTACCACCTTACTGAAAGTGCCCCACTCGTACGTACGAGAGTGACTATGTTTTCTCCTTTCGATCGAGGTGTCCAAATATCATACGACCCTTTGTGGGGTGTGAGCAGAGGAAACAGTGACACGTCACAATGCGTGGAAATTTCTCCTTCTTTTTTCTGCGGAAAAACAGGAGAAAGGAACAAGCAATACAAGGCGGGGACAGCATACTCTCTAGTTTCTTCCATATTCCCGATCGAATCTCAATTATTGAAGCCATCTGTGGCTCTCTGTGAGGAGGGAGCAATGGAG of the Fragaria vesca subsp. vesca linkage group LG6, FraVesHawaii_1.0, whole genome shotgun sequence genome contains:
- the LOC101299604 gene encoding peroxidase 5-like; translated protein: MSNLRLCLIFLTMSMMVFMSSAITPRVGFYRTTCPSAEAIVRKAVNKAVMKNPGIAAGLIRMHFHDCFVRGCDASVLLDSTPGKLSEKEHPANKPSLRGFEVIDEAKRELETLCPRTVSCADILAFAARDGALAVGGISYQVPSGRRDGRVSLFDEPSNNLPSPSLNAKELAASFARKGFSLDEMVTLSGAHSIGVSHCSSFSNRLYAFNETHTQDPSLDPKFARDLKAKCPPSSSPNNVVQLDGVTPNRLDNKYYTNLMNHRGLFASDQTLLSSRSTAGMVRNNARLGPAWAKKFASAMVKMGSIDVLTGRQGEIRKKCGVVN